The genomic interval ATCCGGGCACTCAACGTGCTCACCACCCTGCTCCAGAAGGGCGCCCAGCACGCCAAGGAGCAGGGGCTCGCGCCGGAGTCGATGCTCGAGGCCCGGCTGGCCCCGGACATGTTCACCCTCGTGGGCCAGGTGCAGCGCGCCAGCGATACCTCCAAGGCCACCGCGGAGCGGCTCAGCGGCGTGCCCGCCCCGCGCATGCCCGACACCGAGAAGACCTTCGAGGAGCTGTACGAGCGCATCGCGAAGACGGTCGCCTATCTCAAGAGCATCGACCCCGCGCGCCTCGACGGCAGTGAGACGCGCGCCGTGCAGCTCGCCACCGGCGACGTCAAAATCGACTTCCAGGGCGACGACTACCTGCTCAGCTTCGGCCTGCCGAACTTCTATTTCCACGTCACCACCGCGTACGACATCCTCCGCAACCGCGGCGTCCAGATTGGAAAGCGAGACTTCCTCGGCGCCATCGGGAACCGCTCGACGTCCGCGGCCTGAACGTCCCTTGGGCGCCACGTGCCGAACGCGCTAGCGTCACCCGCGCGTGGCGCCCCCGCCCTCTCAACCTCCCAAGCCCCCGGACGAGGTCCGCTCCCAGCTCGTGGGTCCACTGCTCGCGTACCTTCGCGCGACGGGCAGGGACCCGACGCCCCTGGTGGAGCGCTTCGGCCTGCCTCGCGACGCGGGCTCGCTCCCGGAGGTCAGCCTCCCGCTCTCCACGCTGCACGCCTTCCTGGACGCGGCGGAGGTGTTCTCCGGTGACGCCTTCCTGGGCCTCCATGTGGCCCAGCGGGTGCCGCGCGGAAACTACGGCCTGGTCGAGTACATCGCCCGCGCCTCCCCCACGGTGCGCGACACCTTCCGGGCCCTCGCGCGGTACATGGCCCTCTTGGAGCCCGCCTGGCGCGCGTCCTTCACCGACGACGCGGAGGGGGCGGGCACCTTCGCCTACGGCATCCCCGGCGAGCCCCTCGCGTATGGGCGCCACGCGAGTGAGTACGGGCTGGCCCTCTTCACCCACGTGGGGCGGCAGCTCACCGAGCGCACCTGGAACCCTCGCGCCGTCGTCTTCGCCCACCCCGCGCCCGAGGACATCGCCCCGCTGGTGGAGCACTTCGGCGTCACGCCCACCTTCGGCGGAGGACGCAATGCCCTCACGTTGGACGCCGCGACGCTCGACCTGCGCGTGGTGGGCGCGGACCCCGCGCTGCTCACCGTGCTGGAGCACGCGGCGCGCGGCGGCGTCTCTTCGCCCCCCGCGACCCCGGATGCGCCGGAGTTCGTGCGGGCCGTGAGGACTGGCATCCGCGCGTCACTCCAGGAAGGTCCACCTCCAGTGGGAGCGGTGGCCAAGGGGCTCCACGTCAGTCCCCGCACCCTCCAGCGCCGGCTCACCGAACTGGGCACGTCCTTCCAGGACGAGGTCGACGCGGTGCGGCGGGAGCTGGCGTTCCAATACCTGCGCGATGCCAGCCTGGGCGTCAGCCAGGTGGCCTTCCTCCTGGGCTACGCCGAGCTGAGCACGTTCGACCGGGCCTTCAAGCGCTGGACGGGAATGACGCCCCGCGTCTGG from Myxococcus stipitatus carries:
- a CDS encoding DUF1993 domain-containing protein: MSLSMYQASIPVFIRALNVLTTLLQKGAQHAKEQGLAPESMLEARLAPDMFTLVGQVQRASDTSKATAERLSGVPAPRMPDTEKTFEELYERIAKTVAYLKSIDPARLDGSETRAVQLATGDVKIDFQGDDYLLSFGLPNFYFHVTTAYDILRNRGVQIGKRDFLGAIGNRSTSAA
- a CDS encoding AraC family transcriptional regulator produces the protein MGPLLAYLRATGRDPTPLVERFGLPRDAGSLPEVSLPLSTLHAFLDAAEVFSGDAFLGLHVAQRVPRGNYGLVEYIARASPTVRDTFRALARYMALLEPAWRASFTDDAEGAGTFAYGIPGEPLAYGRHASEYGLALFTHVGRQLTERTWNPRAVVFAHPAPEDIAPLVEHFGVTPTFGGGRNALTLDAATLDLRVVGADPALLTVLEHAARGGVSSPPATPDAPEFVRAVRTGIRASLQEGPPPVGAVAKGLHVSPRTLQRRLTELGTSFQDEVDAVRRELAFQYLRDASLGVSQVAFLLGYAELSTFDRAFKRWTGMTPRVWREGAERP